One stretch of Saccharopolyspora erythraea DNA includes these proteins:
- a CDS encoding PPE domain-containing protein: protein MPSEAQAPTGPAADNALRETQNWAARSHRELYEAVHVANDPGRVGELAQQWSKLSSEMAEAAQQMGERLRATESGWQGEAATAARSAIQKLADWNVTAGETAGALGERISAQGRIMETAKAQMPEPVEGAENLEKFAAATFVAGNMEAFHKASADARVLHERSGTAHQQAVEVMTWMEKESRVVDSDTPRFTRPPNPLQDEQPHMFGRSAAPGGGAGGPGGAGGPGGGQGPGGAGGPAGPGAPADGQQPGGQPFNQQAPGGQPPGGPGVGGPPPGGEITPGGPPGGPNQNVPTLSEFQPNAHGGGGPQGGGPSLTATPHGGGGSGPEAGGPSSGPYRGGGGAPRLGDFEPSSTTSQGTTFNPASTNPHQGQDFTHQPRSFQGPDGPTVGGQPINPGGGKRGPGGDQRGPGGPRAGWSGQIPPIPSTGGPGGSGLGGSGGAGGGAGGGAGGAGSGAAGGPGMRGGTSGTGGVTGVGRGEGVPGGRGGGAPGQSGGSGAGAMGGGMAPGAMGQRGRGDDDQQRSSKYVEGGPVVEVPGADLPPPVIGEGKRKKKQDQG from the coding sequence ATGCCCTCGGAAGCGCAAGCACCGACTGGGCCCGCCGCGGACAACGCGTTGCGGGAGACGCAGAACTGGGCCGCGCGCAGCCACCGCGAGCTCTACGAGGCCGTGCACGTCGCCAACGACCCGGGACGAGTCGGCGAGCTGGCCCAGCAGTGGAGCAAGCTGAGCAGCGAGATGGCCGAGGCCGCCCAGCAGATGGGGGAACGGCTGCGCGCCACCGAGTCCGGCTGGCAGGGTGAAGCCGCCACCGCCGCGCGGTCGGCGATCCAGAAGCTGGCGGACTGGAACGTGACCGCCGGCGAGACCGCCGGTGCGCTGGGCGAGCGGATCTCGGCGCAGGGCCGGATCATGGAGACCGCCAAGGCGCAGATGCCCGAACCCGTCGAGGGCGCCGAGAACCTCGAGAAGTTCGCCGCTGCAACCTTCGTCGCGGGCAACATGGAAGCCTTCCACAAGGCCTCCGCCGACGCGCGGGTCCTGCACGAGCGGTCCGGCACCGCGCACCAGCAGGCGGTTGAGGTCATGACGTGGATGGAGAAGGAGTCCCGCGTCGTGGACTCCGACACGCCGCGCTTCACCCGGCCGCCGAACCCGCTCCAGGACGAACAGCCCCACATGTTCGGGCGATCGGCCGCTCCGGGCGGCGGCGCGGGCGGTCCCGGCGGTGCGGGCGGCCCCGGTGGTGGACAGGGTCCGGGCGGTGCCGGCGGCCCCGCGGGTCCGGGCGCGCCGGCGGATGGGCAGCAGCCGGGCGGACAGCCGTTCAACCAGCAGGCGCCCGGCGGTCAGCCTCCGGGCGGCCCGGGCGTTGGCGGCCCGCCCCCCGGCGGCGAGATCACCCCCGGTGGTCCTCCCGGTGGCCCCAACCAGAACGTCCCGACCTTGTCGGAGTTCCAGCCGAACGCCCACGGCGGTGGCGGTCCGCAGGGCGGTGGACCGTCGCTGACGGCAACCCCGCACGGCGGCGGTGGGTCCGGGCCGGAGGCCGGCGGCCCCTCGTCCGGTCCGTACCGCGGCGGGGGCGGAGCGCCCCGGCTCGGGGACTTCGAGCCGAGCAGCACGACCTCGCAGGGCACCACGTTCAACCCGGCGAGCACGAATCCCCACCAGGGCCAGGACTTCACGCACCAGCCGAGGTCCTTCCAGGGGCCCGACGGTCCCACCGTCGGCGGCCAGCCCATCAACCCCGGAGGCGGGAAGCGCGGTCCGGGTGGCGATCAGCGCGGTCCCGGTGGCCCGCGCGCCGGCTGGAGCGGTCAGATCCCGCCGATCCCGAGCACCGGCGGCCCCGGAGGCAGCGGGCTCGGCGGCTCCGGTGGTGCGGGCGGCGGTGCCGGCGGCGGTGCGGGCGGTGCCGGTTCCGGTGCGGCGGGCGGTCCGGGCATGCGCGGCGGGACCTCCGGCACGGGTGGCGTGACGGGTGTCGGCCGCGGAGAGGGCGTCCCCGGTGGCAGGGGTGGAGGCGCGCCCGGCCAGTCCGGAGGATCCGGAGCCGGTGCGATGGGCGGCGGGATGGCGCCCGGGGCCATGGGCCAGCGCGGCCGGGGCGACGACGACCAGCAGCGCTCCAGCAAGTACGTCGAGGGCGGCCCGGTCGTGGAGGTCCCCGGCGCCGACCTGCCGCCGCCGGTGATCGGTGAGGGCAAGCGCAAGAAGAAGCAGGACCAGGGGTGA